From a single Rhodococcus qingshengii JCM 15477 genomic region:
- a CDS encoding bifunctional 5,10-methylenetetrahydrofolate dehydrogenase/5,10-methenyltetrahydrofolate cyclohydrolase, protein MSIENRPTENLSTENLPSQNVAARIIDGRAIADAALADLSVRTRQFRDEAGHVPCLAAVIVGADPASKAYVQMKAKRSVAVGMTSRTVELPVSTTTEELVDVLRALSADPSIDGILLQHPVPDHIDERAAFDAISADKDVDGVTSASFAAMALTGGGFESCTPSGILRLLDATGVELSGKHAVVVGRSPILGLPMGMLLLRRGATVTYCHSRTVDLAAHVASADVVIAAVGVPELIKGAWIKPGAVVIDAGYNEGNVGDVEYAAALPHAGAITPVPGGVGPMTVAVLLEQTLAAAVRAADVRACSENHDSRVEPDPAIASDRL, encoded by the coding sequence ATGTCTATCGAGAATCGGCCCACCGAAAATCTGTCTACCGAAAATCTGCCCAGCCAGAATGTGGCCGCTCGAATAATCGACGGACGCGCAATTGCGGATGCTGCGCTAGCGGACCTGTCAGTGCGCACCAGGCAGTTTCGTGATGAGGCGGGGCACGTTCCTTGCCTGGCCGCCGTCATCGTGGGAGCGGACCCGGCCTCGAAGGCGTATGTACAGATGAAGGCCAAACGATCTGTCGCCGTCGGAATGACGTCGCGGACGGTCGAACTCCCGGTGAGTACAACCACCGAAGAACTGGTCGACGTGCTGAGAGCGTTGTCGGCGGACCCTTCGATCGACGGCATACTGCTGCAACACCCGGTGCCAGACCACATCGACGAACGGGCCGCGTTCGATGCCATCTCGGCCGACAAAGACGTTGACGGCGTCACTTCGGCATCTTTTGCGGCAATGGCGTTGACCGGTGGGGGATTCGAATCGTGTACGCCGAGTGGCATCCTGCGCCTGCTCGACGCCACAGGCGTCGAACTCTCCGGAAAGCATGCTGTCGTGGTCGGCCGAAGCCCGATACTCGGATTGCCGATGGGAATGCTCCTCCTGCGTCGAGGCGCAACGGTGACATACTGCCATTCGCGCACCGTCGACCTGGCCGCCCACGTCGCCTCGGCAGACGTCGTCATCGCGGCCGTCGGTGTTCCGGAACTGATCAAAGGGGCGTGGATCAAGCCTGGGGCAGTGGTGATCGATGCGGGGTACAACGAGGGCAACGTCGGAGATGTGGAGTACGCCGCTGCGCTCCCACATGCCGGTGCGATCACACCAGTGCCGGGTGGCGTCGGCCCCATGACGGTGGCAGTCCTGCTGGAACAAACACTGGCAGCAGCAGTTCGAGCAGCGGACGTTCGGGCATGCAGTGAGAATCATGACAGTCGTGTTGAACCGGACCCCGCAATCGCCTCGGATCGATTGTGA
- a CDS encoding DNA primase family protein, whose product MKLSDTLLELVNGEFPQSLADSNGRLLLDDSPLSAYLAGRMRDQFRHAPGIGWMRYSGKVWKPVHDDRVTKEVQRHFTDMFAEEAPTADGDRRKRLATLLAAHKIRAVKSLLRGLVKEDAEHFDSREHAHLLNCKNGVVDLRTGELLPHDPNLLFTKITACDYVPGKRHKDWDSALHALPDAETADWVQAKLGQAITGEAPSDDVMPLLQGGGQNGKSTILGCRYALGSYAQIVPDKLLISRPSDHPTELMTLRGLRFAILEELPEGTFSVRRLKAILGTSQITARGIGRDNVTWDATHTLVISTNHKPRIYETDHGTWRRLALVVFPWRYRATHDALERETDRVGVDGLRRSIEDGKEQREACLSWLVEGAMRCYAGGDHQRIPAPSPRVVADTKAWRGQVDLLALFAEEHLEFDPNACVLSRELYDEFTRWLSAGGHTSWSDQTFTEKLLDHDLAEKHAIRRERKRLGQSQLSRPHIARNAADPKGPQRLTVGVRFQ is encoded by the coding sequence GTGAAACTGTCCGACACGCTTCTAGAACTCGTCAACGGCGAATTCCCCCAGTCCCTCGCGGACTCAAACGGGCGGCTGCTGCTGGACGACTCACCGCTCTCTGCTTACCTCGCTGGCCGGATGCGTGACCAATTCCGGCACGCTCCCGGTATCGGATGGATGCGGTACTCCGGGAAGGTCTGGAAACCAGTACACGACGACCGGGTGACGAAGGAGGTTCAGCGGCACTTCACGGACATGTTCGCGGAGGAAGCGCCAACGGCCGACGGCGACCGGAGGAAACGCCTCGCGACACTGCTTGCGGCCCACAAGATTCGAGCGGTCAAAAGCCTGTTGCGTGGATTGGTCAAGGAAGACGCCGAGCACTTCGACTCGCGGGAACACGCCCACCTGCTCAACTGCAAGAACGGGGTGGTAGATCTGCGCACGGGCGAGCTACTCCCCCACGACCCGAACCTATTGTTCACCAAGATCACCGCGTGCGACTACGTCCCAGGGAAGCGCCACAAGGATTGGGACTCCGCACTGCATGCTTTGCCCGACGCCGAGACTGCGGACTGGGTGCAAGCAAAGCTAGGGCAGGCCATCACCGGCGAGGCACCCTCGGACGACGTGATGCCGCTCCTGCAGGGTGGTGGACAGAACGGAAAATCGACCATCCTCGGATGCCGCTACGCCCTCGGCTCGTACGCGCAGATCGTCCCGGACAAGCTCCTGATCTCGCGGCCGTCTGATCACCCGACGGAGCTAATGACCCTGCGCGGGTTGCGCTTCGCAATCTTGGAGGAACTCCCGGAGGGTACGTTCTCCGTCCGGCGACTTAAGGCCATCCTCGGCACCTCGCAGATCACCGCACGCGGGATCGGACGGGACAACGTCACCTGGGACGCGACCCACACCCTAGTAATCTCTACGAACCACAAACCGAGGATCTACGAGACCGACCACGGCACCTGGCGACGACTCGCCCTCGTGGTGTTCCCCTGGCGCTACCGCGCAACCCACGATGCTCTCGAGCGCGAGACCGACCGTGTAGGCGTGGACGGTCTGCGCCGCAGCATCGAGGACGGGAAGGAACAGCGGGAAGCGTGCCTCTCCTGGCTCGTAGAAGGGGCGATGCGGTGCTATGCGGGCGGTGACCATCAGCGAATCCCCGCGCCCTCGCCGAGGGTCGTAGCTGACACGAAGGCGTGGCGAGGGCAAGTCGATCTACTGGCGCTGTTCGCGGAAGAGCACCTCGAATTCGACCCGAACGCGTGTGTCCTGTCGCGGGAACTCTACGACGAGTTCACCCGATGGCTTTCCGCTGGAGGCCACACCAGTTGGTCAGACCAGACGTTCACGGAGAAGCTCCTGGACCACGACCTGGCCGAGAAACACGCCATACGACGAGAACGAAAGAGACTCGGGCAGTCTCAGCTGTCCCGACCCCACATCGCACGCAACGCGGCCGATCCGAAAGGTCCACAACGCCTGACTGTCGGGGTTCGGTTCCAATGA
- a CDS encoding type II toxin-antitoxin system PemK/MazF family toxin produces MIVQRGQIWLARVPYNDDPDESKLRPVLVIGFSAHTSRDDAVVLVAPITSFGDGGQAKFGDVALLNWRKFGLSHGSYVRARRIWGASPAAFDQAKGSLGEVNESVMAQVLTEVSALFS; encoded by the coding sequence GTGATAGTTCAGCGCGGCCAGATTTGGCTTGCGCGGGTGCCCTACAACGATGATCCGGACGAATCGAAGTTGAGACCTGTCCTAGTGATTGGGTTCTCTGCTCACACTTCTCGTGACGACGCCGTTGTGCTGGTTGCGCCAATCACATCGTTTGGAGATGGTGGGCAAGCCAAATTTGGTGATGTCGCACTACTGAACTGGCGCAAATTCGGGTTATCTCATGGGAGTTACGTTCGTGCACGCAGAATATGGGGTGCCAGCCCGGCAGCGTTCGACCAGGCGAAGGGTTCTCTCGGCGAAGTAAACGAGTCTGTGATGGCTCAAGTCTTGACTGAAGTATCGGCGCTTTTCTCCTGA
- a CDS encoding acyl-CoA thioesterase — protein MTHANASTDLGTLLGLLDLEQIGEDAFRGYHPKQVGSRTFGGQLVSQALMAAGRTVDGDRPIHAVNAHFIRGGDVKAPIEYRVDRHRDGRAFANRQVTAYQGENELFVMLAAFQDSGKGLDHAVEIPDVPLPESLPPIGDHLVGYEEKLPHFSAALKPIDMRYANDPAWILKGTGEKLNHNRVWMRPDGDLPDDSLIHAATLAYSSDTTVLDSILTTHGLSWGHDRIVAATVNHSIWFHRPFRFTDWVLYATESPVAAGSRGLATGRYFSVEGLLLATVVQEGMIRHFPRKGE, from the coding sequence GTGACCCACGCGAACGCGTCCACCGACCTCGGTACTCTCCTCGGTCTGTTGGATCTGGAGCAGATCGGTGAAGACGCGTTCCGTGGATACCACCCGAAACAGGTAGGTTCGCGGACGTTCGGCGGTCAGTTGGTGTCTCAGGCACTGATGGCCGCCGGGCGGACCGTCGACGGTGATCGCCCCATCCATGCGGTGAATGCCCATTTCATTCGCGGCGGAGATGTCAAGGCGCCCATTGAGTATCGGGTGGATCGTCATCGCGACGGGCGGGCGTTCGCCAACCGTCAGGTGACTGCCTATCAGGGTGAGAACGAATTGTTCGTGATGCTCGCGGCGTTCCAGGACTCCGGCAAGGGGCTCGACCATGCTGTCGAGATCCCGGATGTTCCACTTCCGGAGTCGTTGCCTCCCATCGGCGATCATCTGGTGGGGTACGAGGAAAAACTGCCGCATTTCAGTGCGGCGCTCAAGCCGATCGACATGCGGTACGCCAACGATCCGGCGTGGATCCTCAAGGGCACCGGCGAGAAACTCAACCACAATCGGGTGTGGATGCGCCCCGACGGTGATCTGCCGGACGATTCGCTCATTCACGCTGCGACGCTGGCATATTCGTCCGACACCACCGTGCTCGATTCGATTCTGACCACTCATGGTTTGTCCTGGGGTCATGATCGTATCGTCGCGGCGACGGTCAATCATTCGATCTGGTTCCATCGCCCGTTCCGGTTCACCGACTGGGTTCTGTACGCCACCGAATCGCCGGTCGCCGCAGGTTCGCGCGGTCTGGCAACGGGACGGTACTTCTCGGTGGAAGGTCTGTTGTTGGCGACGGTGGTCCAAGAAGGAATGATCAGGCATTTCCCGCGTAAAGGGGAATGA
- a CDS encoding helix-turn-helix domain-containing protein — protein sequence MTPAAFITGVVALDPRAAALVAKAIRTGNEQLRAHGAPGFTRDVLAAGVALEKASRAGANAINTSAATTPNDGLVQDAERLTTEQAANLLGVTPNAVRDLARRGRLDGHKIGQNWTFDPWQIEARKRHQRQGNS from the coding sequence ATGACCCCGGCCGCATTCATCACAGGCGTGGTCGCGCTCGACCCCAGAGCTGCCGCCCTCGTCGCGAAGGCCATCCGAACCGGAAACGAGCAGCTCCGCGCCCACGGCGCACCAGGGTTCACCCGCGACGTACTAGCCGCAGGCGTAGCACTCGAGAAAGCCAGCCGAGCAGGTGCGAACGCCATAAACACCAGTGCCGCAACAACACCCAATGATGGACTGGTCCAGGACGCCGAGCGGCTGACAACCGAGCAGGCCGCAAACCTTCTCGGGGTCACTCCAAACGCCGTGCGGGACTTGGCACGCCGAGGTCGCCTCGACGGCCACAAGATCGGCCAGAACTGGACCTTCGACCCCTGGCAGATCGAGGCCCGCAAACGACACCAACGACAAGGCAACTCATGA
- a CDS encoding glutamate synthase subunit beta, with translation MPDARGFLNVKRSGSPTRSTDVRVGDWASVYESLDPVVRNRDVSAQASRCMDCAVPYCHSADVGCPLGNLIPEWNDLVRRGRWSEASENLHSTNNFPEFTGHLCPAPCETACVLALDDEHTSGGVTIKRIEQAIVDNAWESGWLGPQAPVVHSGNRVAVVGSGPAGLAAAQQLTRAGHSVTVFERSDRIGGLLRYGIPEFKLPKALINRRLDQLTAEGTRFVTDCAVGVNVSAHDLSTDFEAVVLAVGADRARDTDVPGRSLRGIHRAMTYLRAANHECEGDGASSISARGKNVVIIGGGDTAADCLGTVHRQGALSVTELDYHVPPPARRDRDRDPWPLWPRVLRTSPADEEGSDKRFRWAAQEFLDDGGGAVRAIRMVPVAVSRAKDGQRTLVETGDTTDLVCEMVLLALGFDGVETAPLLTDLDVGTDPLGRIECDVGWQTRTPGVFVCGDAHRGASLVVWAIAEGRSAARAVDVFLTGESALPAPVHPKAFPLFVS, from the coding sequence ATGCCTGACGCACGCGGGTTCCTCAACGTGAAACGATCCGGCTCACCGACCAGATCGACCGATGTGCGTGTCGGCGACTGGGCGTCGGTATACGAGTCGCTGGATCCCGTCGTGCGAAATCGAGACGTATCTGCACAGGCCTCGCGTTGCATGGACTGCGCTGTGCCGTACTGCCATTCGGCCGACGTGGGGTGTCCGCTCGGCAATCTCATTCCGGAATGGAACGACCTGGTTCGGCGTGGACGGTGGTCCGAAGCCTCGGAGAATTTGCATTCCACCAACAATTTCCCCGAGTTCACCGGACATCTGTGCCCCGCACCGTGCGAAACGGCCTGCGTTCTCGCACTCGACGACGAGCACACGTCGGGGGGTGTCACCATCAAGCGCATCGAACAGGCGATCGTCGACAACGCCTGGGAATCGGGTTGGTTGGGGCCGCAGGCACCGGTAGTTCACAGCGGAAACCGTGTTGCGGTTGTCGGTTCGGGACCGGCGGGGCTGGCCGCGGCTCAACAACTGACACGAGCCGGACACAGTGTCACGGTGTTCGAGCGGAGCGATCGGATCGGGGGACTGCTTCGCTACGGAATTCCGGAATTCAAGTTGCCCAAGGCCCTCATCAACCGGCGGCTGGACCAACTGACCGCCGAGGGGACCAGATTCGTCACTGACTGCGCCGTCGGAGTGAACGTGAGCGCGCACGACCTCTCGACGGATTTCGAGGCGGTAGTCCTGGCGGTCGGGGCTGATCGTGCCAGAGACACCGACGTACCGGGTCGTAGTCTTCGCGGAATCCATCGTGCGATGACGTACCTGCGTGCGGCCAACCACGAATGCGAGGGTGATGGTGCGTCGAGCATCTCGGCGCGAGGTAAGAACGTCGTGATCATCGGTGGCGGCGACACGGCCGCCGACTGCCTCGGCACGGTGCATCGCCAAGGCGCCCTCTCGGTGACGGAATTGGACTACCACGTCCCACCTCCGGCACGCCGCGATCGAGATCGCGACCCATGGCCGTTGTGGCCGCGGGTCCTGCGCACCTCGCCGGCGGATGAGGAGGGCAGTGACAAACGATTCCGATGGGCGGCGCAGGAATTTCTCGACGACGGTGGGGGTGCGGTCCGCGCAATCCGGATGGTTCCGGTTGCCGTGTCACGAGCGAAGGACGGACAACGGACCCTGGTGGAGACCGGCGACACGACGGATCTGGTGTGCGAGATGGTCCTACTCGCTCTGGGTTTCGACGGCGTCGAAACCGCCCCGCTGCTCACCGACCTTGATGTCGGCACCGATCCACTCGGCAGAATCGAGTGTGATGTCGGGTGGCAGACCCGGACACCCGGCGTATTCGTCTGCGGCGACGCGCATCGCGGGGCGTCGCTGGTCGTGTGGGCGATTGCCGAGGGACGGTCGGCCGCACGTGCCGTCGACGTGTTTCTCACAGGCGAGTCGGCGCTTCCGGCTCCGGTTCATCCAAAGGCATTTCCGCTGTTCGTGAGCTGA
- a CDS encoding AMIN-like domain-containing (lipo)protein, with protein sequence MNGHRLIALLGAISILALLTGCQTDGQSNTAGESSTAGESSTQAALDAATQTGTLQVGSPPVDAPSTEISMPPPFPNDTEVPSPTPRVDVTEIDVIDHDGFTRITYRFDGSGSVFWKTEYVSEAIRAGDSTVVDVGSRSILQVDLMGVQSDSSLNSVSHEGENITRIDSAARNSAILQSFVGTVDIRPAYTVSTSDSPSQLTIDIPKADS encoded by the coding sequence ATGAACGGTCACCGGCTGATTGCTCTGCTCGGAGCCATATCGATTCTCGCGCTGCTCACCGGGTGTCAAACAGACGGCCAATCCAATACTGCCGGCGAATCCAGCACTGCCGGCGAATCTTCCACCCAGGCCGCGCTCGATGCTGCAACACAGACCGGCACCCTTCAGGTCGGCTCTCCCCCTGTCGATGCCCCATCCACCGAGATCTCCATGCCTCCCCCGTTCCCGAACGACACGGAGGTCCCTTCACCGACTCCGCGCGTCGATGTGACCGAGATCGACGTGATCGATCACGATGGTTTCACCCGCATCACCTATCGCTTCGACGGAAGCGGATCTGTGTTCTGGAAAACCGAATACGTCAGTGAAGCAATCCGAGCGGGTGACAGCACAGTCGTGGACGTCGGAAGTCGATCGATACTTCAAGTCGACCTGATGGGAGTCCAATCGGATTCGTCGCTCAACTCCGTATCTCACGAGGGCGAAAACATCACGCGCATAGACAGTGCAGCCAGGAACAGTGCGATCCTGCAGTCGTTTGTCGGCACGGTCGACATCCGTCCGGCATACACCGTATCGACATCCGATTCACCGTCCCAGTTGACGATCGACATCCCCAAGGCAGACAGCTGA
- a CDS encoding SRPBCC domain-containing protein, translated as MDNGKINLTYDGRVSLSFQLAIPHAPDKVWKVITEREYLDAWFPADVDFDLTPGADLLFKVTPEQVERFGLPADHVTRGTVISVHPHRILEFLWDADTLHWELAPDGTGGCWLTLTHTMEDEESAYAHAAGWHAGLEVVAAQLDGREVDWSPWDRADELSPQYRKSA; from the coding sequence ATGGACAACGGCAAGATAAACCTGACCTATGACGGTCGGGTGTCACTGAGCTTCCAACTGGCGATTCCGCACGCACCGGACAAGGTCTGGAAAGTGATAACGGAACGCGAGTACCTCGACGCCTGGTTTCCGGCGGACGTCGATTTCGATCTCACTCCCGGCGCGGATCTACTGTTCAAGGTGACACCGGAACAAGTCGAGCGTTTCGGACTGCCCGCAGATCACGTGACGCGCGGGACGGTCATCAGCGTCCACCCACACCGAATTCTCGAATTCCTCTGGGACGCAGACACTCTTCATTGGGAACTGGCACCGGACGGCACCGGCGGCTGTTGGCTGACTCTCACCCACACGATGGAGGACGAGGAATCCGCGTACGCGCACGCCGCCGGCTGGCACGCGGGCTTGGAAGTTGTTGCGGCCCAACTCGATGGACGCGAAGTCGACTGGTCTCCGTGGGACCGCGCCGACGAACTCTCACCGCAATATCGCAAGTCTGCTTGA
- a CDS encoding bifunctional DNA primase/polymerase, with translation MKSAARQSKSTPGSTAPPAGPFAQHAPALAADGWAVFPLVPRDKTPYAGSHGHLDATTDQVQIERWTRIHANGNIGIRPAVGMLVVDIDSAALLAPWMNEHGLSLPPTRVVRTNRGSHYYYTFSSERPLLATIPGVDLKTSKGFVLAPGSVHKSGRIYRVWRDLPITELPAEWLEHIQRPEPKPRPPVVTRSGGAPVGTPGLRLVRLLGVKAEGERRGFLMYAIGEAYRVYGGSAELIERLCNTAISIGLSPTEVDAARQYIEEQETS, from the coding sequence GTGAAATCCGCAGCACGACAATCCAAATCAACACCCGGCTCCACAGCGCCCCCTGCTGGCCCGTTCGCCCAGCATGCGCCCGCGCTCGCCGCTGACGGCTGGGCAGTCTTCCCGCTCGTTCCCCGAGATAAGACCCCCTATGCAGGGTCGCACGGACACCTCGACGCGACTACCGACCAGGTGCAGATCGAGCGGTGGACCCGCATTCACGCGAACGGGAACATCGGTATTCGTCCGGCCGTGGGAATGCTCGTCGTAGATATCGACTCCGCTGCTCTCCTCGCGCCCTGGATGAACGAGCACGGCCTCTCGTTGCCTCCGACCCGTGTGGTCCGCACCAATCGCGGAAGCCATTACTACTACACGTTCTCCTCGGAGCGTCCTCTACTGGCCACGATTCCGGGCGTAGACCTCAAGACCTCGAAGGGGTTCGTCTTGGCTCCAGGGTCCGTCCACAAATCCGGCCGCATCTACCGCGTGTGGCGAGACCTCCCCATTACCGAACTTCCGGCCGAGTGGCTCGAGCACATTCAGCGCCCGGAGCCGAAGCCGCGCCCTCCCGTGGTCACGAGATCAGGAGGAGCTCCCGTGGGAACACCTGGGCTCCGACTCGTCCGACTGCTCGGCGTCAAAGCCGAGGGCGAACGAAGGGGGTTCCTGATGTACGCCATCGGCGAGGCGTACCGCGTCTATGGCGGCTCTGCGGAACTGATCGAACGCCTATGTAACACAGCAATATCAATTGGGTTGTCTCCCACGGAGGTTGACGCGGCTCGCCAGTACATCGAAGAACAGGAAACCTCGTGA
- the pyk gene encoding pyruvate kinase, with product MNRRTKIVCTLGPATASGDRIRELVESGMDVARLNFSHGEHADHEENYIRVRAASDATGKAVGVLADLQGPKIRLGRFKDERTTWANGEEVRITVDDVEGTHDRVGTTYKELARDAKAGDRLLVDDGKVGLVVTSIDGNDVVCRVTEGGPVSNNKGLSLPGMNVSVPALSGKDIADLEFALKLGVDFIALSFVRSPADVELVHAIMDRVGRRVPVIAKLEKPEAIDNLEAIVLAFDAVMVARGDLGVELPLEQVPLVQKRAIQIARENAKPVIVATQMLESMIENSRPTRAEASDVANAVLDGADAVMLSGETSVGKYVMETVRTMARIVEAVENESTRVPPLTHVPRTKRGVISYAARDIGERLDAKALVAFTQSGDTVRRLARLHTPLPLLAFTPLPAVRSQLTLTWGTETFLVDAVATTDEMVRQVDSALLSLGRYVKGDLVVIVAGSPPGTVGSTNLIHVHRIGEEDH from the coding sequence GTGAACCGACGGACAAAAATTGTATGCACACTTGGACCTGCGACAGCTTCTGGCGACCGCATCCGTGAGCTCGTGGAGAGCGGCATGGACGTGGCGCGCCTCAACTTCAGCCACGGCGAGCATGCCGATCACGAAGAAAACTACATTCGCGTCCGCGCCGCGTCGGACGCCACCGGAAAGGCCGTCGGTGTTCTCGCCGACCTTCAGGGGCCCAAGATTCGCCTCGGCCGATTCAAGGACGAGCGGACCACCTGGGCCAACGGTGAAGAGGTTCGTATCACCGTCGACGACGTCGAGGGAACGCACGATCGCGTCGGGACCACGTACAAGGAATTGGCGCGCGACGCCAAGGCCGGCGATCGACTGCTGGTCGACGACGGAAAGGTCGGCCTGGTCGTCACGTCCATCGACGGCAACGACGTCGTCTGTCGGGTCACCGAAGGCGGTCCGGTCAGCAACAACAAGGGCCTCTCACTGCCCGGTATGAACGTCTCCGTTCCAGCCCTGTCGGGCAAGGACATCGCCGACCTCGAGTTCGCTCTCAAGCTGGGTGTCGACTTCATTGCACTCTCCTTCGTTCGCTCACCGGCGGACGTCGAATTGGTTCACGCCATCATGGATCGAGTCGGGCGCCGCGTTCCCGTCATCGCGAAGCTCGAGAAGCCCGAGGCCATCGACAATCTCGAAGCCATCGTGCTCGCGTTCGACGCCGTCATGGTCGCCCGCGGTGACCTCGGTGTCGAGTTGCCGCTCGAGCAGGTCCCGCTCGTTCAGAAGCGCGCAATCCAGATTGCTCGTGAGAACGCGAAGCCGGTCATCGTCGCGACGCAGATGCTCGAGTCGATGATCGAGAACTCACGTCCCACTCGCGCAGAGGCATCCGATGTCGCCAACGCCGTTCTCGACGGCGCCGACGCAGTCATGCTCTCGGGCGAGACTTCGGTGGGCAAGTACGTCATGGAAACCGTTCGCACCATGGCTCGCATCGTCGAGGCCGTCGAGAACGAATCGACCCGTGTCCCACCGTTGACCCACGTCCCGCGCACCAAGCGCGGTGTCATCTCGTACGCAGCACGCGACATCGGCGAACGTCTCGACGCCAAGGCTTTGGTTGCGTTCACTCAGTCCGGTGACACGGTGCGTCGACTGGCTCGTCTGCACACGCCGCTGCCGTTGCTCGCCTTCACACCGCTGCCCGCGGTGCGCAGTCAGCTGACGCTGACGTGGGGAACCGAGACGTTCCTGGTCGATGCGGTGGCCACCACCGACGAGATGGTGCGTCAGGTGGACAGTGCGTTGCTCTCCCTCGGGCGGTACGTCAAGGGCGACCTCGTGGTCATCGTTGCCGGATCCCCTCCGGGAACTGTCGGTTCCACCAACCTCATTCACGTCCACCGTATCGGCGAAGAGGACCACTGA